The Anaerobranca gottschalkii DSM 13577 genome includes a window with the following:
- a CDS encoding alpha-glucoside-specific PTS transporter subunit IIBC — protein sequence MRGKLQRFGSAMMAPVLLFPFFGAMLGLSVVMLNTSLFPSLAQEGTIWHGFWDTVLIASLTIFQNMPFIFVLGLPIALAKKAPGRAVFVSFVGYVVFNYYINGILAHWGDFFGYENFLTADGLIGVTEVAGRRTLDTGVLGGIVVAAIMIWLHNKYFEKELPEWLGIFQGTPLVSIVAFILMFPIALFTCFVWPVIQQGITSLQGLMVSSGVFGVWLYTFLERILIPTGLHHFIYAPFLFGPAVVEGGIVAQWIENLPALAQSTEPLREMFPYGFALHGNSKIFGVPGIALAMYLTAKPQNRKKVGGLLLAATLTSVVTGITEPIEFTFLFIAPYLFAIHSVLAATMAATMYAFGVVGNFGGGLIEFAFMNWVPLFANHWTTYLIQILIGLAFTAIYFFLFRYLILKLDIPLPGRQKDEDETKLYTKKDYQQGKSNSFAGKAKDILVGLGGKDNIVDVTSCATRLRVTVKDPSLVKDDKYFLSIGAHGLVVKENSIQVIVGLSVSQVREHFEGLLK from the coding sequence ATGAGAGGTAAACTTCAACGTTTTGGCAGTGCCATGATGGCACCGGTTCTATTGTTCCCATTCTTTGGGGCGATGTTAGGGCTTTCAGTTGTTATGCTTAATACATCACTTTTTCCTTCTCTAGCCCAAGAAGGTACAATCTGGCATGGATTTTGGGATACTGTTCTTATTGCCAGCTTAACTATTTTTCAAAATATGCCATTTATATTTGTTTTAGGTCTTCCAATTGCTTTGGCTAAGAAAGCCCCAGGTAGAGCAGTTTTTGTATCTTTTGTTGGTTATGTTGTATTCAATTACTACATCAATGGAATTTTAGCCCATTGGGGAGATTTTTTTGGATATGAAAATTTCCTTACTGCCGATGGATTAATTGGTGTAACGGAAGTTGCAGGAAGAAGAACATTAGATACCGGTGTTTTAGGTGGTATTGTTGTCGCCGCCATTATGATATGGTTACACAATAAATACTTTGAAAAAGAACTACCTGAATGGTTAGGTATATTCCAGGGAACTCCTTTAGTATCAATTGTAGCTTTTATACTAATGTTCCCAATAGCATTATTTACTTGTTTTGTATGGCCTGTAATTCAACAGGGAATTACTTCACTACAAGGTTTAATGGTATCTTCTGGAGTCTTTGGGGTTTGGTTATATACTTTCTTAGAAAGGATACTTATACCAACTGGATTACATCACTTTATTTATGCCCCATTCTTGTTTGGTCCTGCTGTTGTTGAAGGTGGTATTGTTGCTCAATGGATTGAAAATTTACCAGCCCTTGCTCAAAGCACTGAACCATTAAGAGAGATGTTCCCATATGGTTTTGCCCTTCATGGTAACTCTAAAATTTTTGGTGTTCCTGGTATAGCTTTAGCTATGTATTTAACTGCAAAACCTCAAAACCGTAAAAAAGTTGGTGGTTTACTTTTAGCCGCTACTTTAACCTCTGTAGTTACTGGTATTACTGAGCCTATCGAATTTACTTTCCTATTTATTGCACCTTATTTATTCGCCATTCATTCAGTGTTAGCTGCTACTATGGCTGCAACTATGTATGCCTTTGGAGTTGTCGGTAATTTTGGTGGAGGTTTAATAGAATTTGCTTTTATGAACTGGGTTCCTTTATTTGCTAACCATTGGACTACTTATTTAATCCAAATATTAATAGGTCTAGCTTTCACTGCTATCTATTTCTTCCTATTTAGATACTTAATCCTCAAATTAGATATTCCATTACCAGGCCGTCAAAAAGATGAGGATGAAACAAAACTTTATACTAAAAAAGATTATCAACAAGGAAAATCCAACTCTTTTGCTGGGAAAGCTAAGGATATTTTAGTTGGATTAGGTGGAAAAGATAATATAGTCGATGTTACCAGTTGTGCTACAAGGTTAAGGGTAACTGTGAAAGATCCTTCTTTAGTTAAAGATGATAAATACTTTTTAAGTATTGGTGCCCATGGATTAGTAGTAAAAGAAAATAGTATCCAAGTAATTGTTGGATTATCTGTTTCTCAAGTAAGGGAGCATTTTGAAGGTTTATTGAAATAA
- the uvsE gene encoding UV DNA damage repair endonuclease UvsE, with amino-acid sequence MAIGYACITLGIKDSLKGCVLKNATERKLLEIIEHNLGVLERQIEYNLENNIRLFRISSDIIPFGSHIINELKWWEIFKEKLEKIGDKIKDNGIRVSMHPGQYTVLNSPNEEVVRNAVRDLEYHCRFLDSLKVDKACKVILHIGGIYGDKRKALTRFSKNYSKLGDNLKKRLVIENDEKAFNIKEVLDLGVSLGIPVVFDNLHHTINKPEGEKGDLYWIKKAGDTWEDGDGKQKIHYSQQKIGGKVGSHSDTIFVQDFFDYYKEIGGDNFDIMLEVKDKDLSAIKCINCIEKASITELEKEWAKYKYIVLEKSAKIYGEIRNLLKDKSNPQPLVFYNLIDTALKLPENKGGAVNALEHIWGYFKDKATPKEKEKFFLLLNEYKIEDKPLEKVKNYLASLSNKYQENYLLRSYYFLY; translated from the coding sequence ATGGCTATCGGCTATGCATGTATTACATTAGGGATAAAAGATTCTTTAAAAGGTTGTGTTTTAAAAAATGCTACAGAAAGGAAATTATTAGAAATCATTGAGCACAATTTAGGGGTTTTAGAAAGACAAATAGAATATAATCTGGAAAATAATATCAGACTTTTTAGAATTAGTTCAGATATAATTCCCTTTGGTTCCCATATTATAAATGAGTTAAAATGGTGGGAAATATTTAAAGAAAAGCTAGAAAAAATAGGGGACAAAATAAAGGATAATGGGATTAGGGTATCTATGCATCCCGGTCAATACACAGTTTTAAATTCCCCTAATGAAGAAGTTGTAAGAAATGCTGTCAGAGATTTAGAATATCATTGCAGATTTTTAGATAGTCTAAAAGTTGATAAAGCCTGTAAGGTGATTTTACATATTGGAGGTATTTATGGTGACAAAAGGAAAGCCTTAACTAGGTTTTCCAAAAATTACTCTAAGTTAGGTGATAATTTAAAAAAAAGATTGGTTATAGAAAATGATGAAAAGGCTTTTAATATTAAAGAAGTATTAGATCTAGGGGTAAGTTTAGGAATACCAGTTGTTTTTGACAATCTTCACCATACTATAAATAAGCCAGAAGGAGAAAAAGGAGATCTATACTGGATAAAAAAGGCAGGAGATACATGGGAAGATGGCGATGGAAAGCAAAAAATCCATTACTCGCAACAAAAAATAGGGGGGAAAGTAGGTAGCCATTCAGACACCATTTTTGTACAAGATTTTTTTGATTACTATAAAGAAATAGGTGGAGATAATTTTGATATTATGTTAGAAGTCAAAGATAAAGACTTATCGGCAATTAAATGTATTAATTGTATTGAAAAGGCAAGTATAACCGAGCTGGAAAAGGAGTGGGCAAAATATAAATATATTGTTTTAGAAAAATCAGCTAAAATATACGGGGAAATACGGAACTTATTGAAAGATAAAAGTAACCCTCAACCTTTAGTATTTTATAATTTAATAGACACTGCATTAAAATTGCCGGAAAATAAAGGGGGAGCAGTTAATGCTTTAGAACATATATGGGGATATTTTAAAGATAAAGCTACCCCTAAAGAAAAGGAAAAATTTTTTCTATTATTAAATGAATATAAAATAGAAGACAAACCGTTGGAGAAGGTTAAAAATTACTTAGCCAGCTTATCAAATAAATATCAAGAGAACTATCTTCTCCGATCTTATTATTTTCTTTATTAA
- a CDS encoding 6-phospho-alpha-glucosidase — MKKFSVVIAGGGSTFTPGIIMMLIENYDRFPIRKLKLYDNDKERQEIIAKASEILIKENKPEIEFSYTTDPQEAFTDVDFVMAHIRVGKYAMRELDEKIPLKYGVVGQETCGPGGIAYGMRSIGPVIELIDYMEKYSPNAWLLNYSNPAAIVAEATRRLRPNSKILNICDMPIGIETRMAKILGLNSRKELDVMYYGLNHFGWWTEIRDKEGNDLMPKLKSHVEKYGYVVEGGDSQHVDPSWNDTFLKARDVYKTDPDTLPNTYLKYYLFPDYVVQHSNKEYTRANEVMDGREKYVFETCKKVIEQGSTKGIHVEIDEHASYIVDLATAIAYNTKEKMLLIVPNNGAIINFDPTAMVEIPCIVEKTGPRPLVIGEIPRFQKGLMEQQVAVEKLVVDAWIEKSYHKLWQAITLSKTVPSATVAKQILDELLEANRGYWPELK, encoded by the coding sequence ATGAAAAAATTTTCAGTAGTAATCGCAGGTGGAGGTAGTACTTTCACTCCCGGTATAATAATGATGCTTATAGAAAATTATGATAGATTTCCTATACGGAAACTAAAACTTTACGATAATGATAAAGAAAGGCAAGAAATTATTGCCAAAGCCAGTGAAATATTAATAAAAGAAAATAAACCTGAAATCGAGTTTTCATATACCACTGATCCTCAAGAAGCCTTCACCGATGTAGATTTTGTAATGGCCCATATCAGAGTTGGAAAATATGCCATGAGGGAGTTAGACGAGAAAATCCCTTTAAAATATGGTGTAGTTGGTCAAGAAACCTGTGGTCCTGGGGGAATTGCCTATGGTATGCGTTCAATAGGTCCAGTTATTGAACTAATTGACTATATGGAAAAATATTCTCCCAATGCCTGGTTATTAAACTATTCCAATCCAGCAGCTATCGTAGCTGAAGCCACAAGGAGATTAAGACCAAATTCTAAAATATTGAATATCTGCGATATGCCAATAGGTATAGAAACAAGGATGGCTAAAATCCTAGGATTAAATTCTAGAAAAGAATTAGATGTTATGTATTACGGATTAAACCATTTTGGTTGGTGGACTGAAATTAGAGATAAAGAGGGAAATGATTTGATGCCCAAATTAAAATCCCATGTAGAGAAATATGGTTATGTAGTAGAAGGTGGAGATAGTCAACATGTTGATCCTAGTTGGAATGATACTTTTTTAAAAGCTCGGGATGTATATAAAACAGATCCTGATACCTTACCAAATACCTATTTAAAATATTATTTATTCCCTGATTATGTTGTTCAACATTCTAATAAAGAGTATACCCGGGCAAATGAAGTAATGGATGGTAGAGAAAAGTACGTTTTCGAGACATGTAAAAAAGTAATTGAACAAGGTTCTACTAAAGGTATTCATGTAGAAATCGATGAACATGCATCATATATTGTCGACCTTGCAACAGCTATTGCTTATAATACAAAGGAAAAGATGTTGTTAATTGTTCCTAATAATGGTGCTATCATCAACTTCGATCCTACAGCCATGGTAGAAATTCCTTGTATCGTTGAAAAAACAGGACCTCGCCCTTTAGTGATCGGCGAAATCCCTAGATTCCAAAAAGGTCTTATGGAACAACAAGTAGCTGTAGAGAAATTAGTTGTTGATGCATGGATTGAAAAATCTTATCACAAATTATGGCAAGCTATAACCCTTTCTAAAACTGTGCCAAGTGCTACAGTTGCCAAACAAATTTTAGATGAATTATTAGAAGCCAATAGAGGATACTGGCCAGAATTAAAGTAA